A genomic segment from Zygotorulaspora mrakii chromosome 1, complete sequence encodes:
- the ALG1 gene encoding chitobiosyldiphosphodolichol beta-1,4 mannosyltransferase (similar to Saccharomyces cerevisiae ALG1 (YBR110W); ancestral locus Anc_3.361) encodes MLMDTEYSWWIALGSIYMALPLLAYTVIPYLFYGNRSTKKRIIVYVIGDLGHSPRMCNQAASFSKHGWEVELCGYLEGAVPKFIEDDPNITIHELPVCDHVRGKQPLAAMIHKVTFQMLAISKQLWKLRGSDYLLMQNPPSIPIMPLAVLYRFTGCKLIIDWHNLGYSILQLKFGSFYHPFVLIYYMIEYFFSKFATYNLTVTKAMKDYLVKNFGLKSKRCVVLYDRPSSQFGPLSTTVDRSHALHNESFIKDYVPKDFDLGKGDKVFVTSTSFTPDEDIGILIGALKIYENSCKKFDKSLPKILCFITGKGLLKQKFIERVRQEKWEKCNINFLWLSPTDYPKLLQLCDYGISLHTSSSGLDLPMKILDMLGSGLPVIASNYPVLEELLVHEKNGLKFLDRRELHEALVFAMKDANIYKSLHETVLLEQGNRWDSSWKTAMKEINLIN; translated from the coding sequence ATGTTAATGGATACGGAATACTCGTGGTGGATTGCATTGGGAAGTATCTACATGGCTCTGCCATTGCTGGCATACACAGTAATACCATATCTGTTTTACGGCAACAGATCtacaaaaaagagaatcATCGTATATGTTATAGGTGATTTAGGTCACTCGCCTAGAATGTGTAATCAGGCAGCTAGCTTTAGTAAGCATGGCTGGGAAGTGGAACTTTGTGGATATCTGGAGGGTGCTGTACCAAAGTTCATTGAGGATGATCCGAACATAACGATCCATGAGCTCCCAGTGTGTGATCATGTAAGAGGAAAGCAGCCCTTAGCAGCTATGATTCATAAGGTGACGTTTCAGATGCTCGCCATTAGCAAACAGCTTTGGAAACTTAGAGGTAGTGACTATCTTTTGATGCAAAACCCTCCTAGTATACCCATTATGCCCTTGGCAGTGCTCTATAGATTTACAGGCTGTAAACTGATCATTGATTGGCACAATTTGGGTTATTCAATCTTGCAACTGAAGTTCGGTTCATTCTACCATCCTTTTGTCTTGATCTACTATATGATCGAATATTTCTTCAGCAAGTTTGCTACATACAATCTCACTGTCACCAAGGCAATGAAAGATTATTTAGTAAAGAATTTTGGCCTCAAATCAAAGAGATGCGTTGTGCTCTATGATCGCCCATCATCACAGTTTGGACCACTATCGACGACTGTAGATCGTTCGCATGCGCTTCACAATGAATCGTTCATAAAGGATTACGTGCCAAAAGATTTCGATCTTGGTAAAGGAGATAAGGTTTTCGTCACTTCCACCTCATTCACCCCAGATGAAGATATAGGCATCCTAATTGGagctttgaaaatataCGAGAACTCATGTAAAAAGTTCGATAAGAGTCTACCCAAAATTTTGTGCTTCATAACGGGCAAAGGTctcttgaaacaaaaattcATCGAAAGGGTTAGGCAAGAGAAGTGGGAAAAATGTAACATCAACTTTTTGTGGCTGTCCCCGACGGACTACCCTAAACTGTTACAATTATGTGACTATGGTATTTCTTTGCATACCTCAAGTTCTGGGTTAGATTTGccgatgaaaattctaGATATGCTTGGGTCCGGCTTGCCAGTGATTGCCTCTAATTATCCGGTGCTAGAAGAACTACTGGTGCATGAGAAGAATGGTCTGAAATTTCTCGACAGGCGAGAATTGCACGAAGCCTTAGTGTTTGCCATGAAGGACGcgaatatatataaatctCTGCATGAAACGGTACTCTTAGAGCAAGGAAACAGATGGGATTCGAGTTGGAAAACAGCCATGAAAGAAATTAATCTTATAAACTGA
- the CMD1 gene encoding calmodulin (similar to Saccharomyces cerevisiae CMD1 (YBR109C); ancestral locus Anc_3.360) encodes MSSNLTEEQIAEFKEAFALFDKDNNGSISSSELATVMRSLGLSPSEAEVADLMNEIDIDGNHKIEFSEFLALMSRQLKSNDSEQELLEAFKVFDKNGDGLISAAELKHVLTSIGEKLTDAEVEDMLREVSDGSGEINIQQFAALLSK; translated from the coding sequence ATGTCGTCCAACCTCACGGAAGAACAAATTGCTGAGTTCAAGGAAGCCTTTGCCCTATTTGACAAGGACAATAATGGGTCGATTTCGTCCAGTGAATTAGCCACTGTAATGAGATCGCTAGGACTCTCACCTAGTGAAGCTGAGGTAGCTGATCTTAtgaatgaaattgatatagACGGAAATCATAAGATCGAGTTCAGCGAATTTTTGGCTCTCATGTCTCGTCAGCTAAAGTCCAACGATTCGGAGCAAGAGCTGCTTGAGGCcttcaaagtttttgaTAAGAATGGTGACGGCTTAATTTCTGCGGCAGAATTGAAGCATGTGCTGACTTCCATCGGTGAAAAGCTTACAGATgctgaagttgaagatatgCTAAGGGAAGTAAGTGATGGCTCTGGGGAGATTAATATACAACAATTTGCTGCTTTGCTTTCCAAATAA